A DNA window from bacterium contains the following coding sequences:
- the lgt gene encoding prolipoprotein diacylglyceryl transferase, producing the protein MHPVFLKIGPITIYSYGVMLAVAFATGIYLAQKRAKNIGLNSKIIIDLGIYILIGSIIGARFLYVLTNLDEYKSQPLQIIFSRYGFIFYGGLIGATIVSIWYLKKQKLPVWEIADVVAPSIAIGQAIGRIGCFLNGCCYGKPTTLPWGVMMPGSNPLDLTPLHPTQLYSSLANLLTFLILSYLWQKRKFTGQIFLSYLILYSIARFMIEMYRGDNPEMVFHLTLSQIISIFIGLGAMTIYGRKEIGNRQLSIEKKSM; encoded by the coding sequence ATGCATCCAGTATTTTTAAAGATAGGGCCAATTACCATTTATTCCTATGGTGTTATGCTGGCTGTGGCATTTGCCACAGGAATATATTTAGCCCAAAAAAGGGCAAAAAACATTGGATTGAATTCAAAAATAATTATTGACTTAGGTATTTATATCCTGATAGGTTCAATTATTGGCGCAAGGTTTCTTTATGTCCTGACTAATTTAGACGAATATAAATCTCAACCATTACAAATAATCTTCTCAAGGTATGGATTTATATTTTATGGTGGATTAATAGGGGCAACGATTGTCAGTATCTGGTATTTAAAGAAACAGAAATTACCTGTCTGGGAAATAGCAGATGTCGTGGCACCGTCTATCGCCATAGGTCAGGCAATAGGTAGGATTGGGTGCTTTTTAAATGGATGTTGTTATGGGAAACCCACAACATTACCCTGGGGAGTGATGATGCCAGGGAGTAATCCGCTGGATTTAACCCCACTTCACCCAACTCAACTCTACTCCAGTCTGGCTAATTTACTTACATTTCTTATACTTAGTTACTTGTGGCAAAAACGCAAATTTACTGGCCAGATATTTTTGAGCTATCTTATATTGTATTCTATCGCCAGATTTATGATTGAAATGTATCGTGGGGATAACCCCGAAATGGTATTTCATCTTACGCTATCTCAAATAATAAGTATCTTTATTGGCTTAGGCGCAATGACCATTTATGGTCGTAAGGAAATAGGGAATAGACAATTAAGTATTGAGAAGAAATCTATGTAA
- a CDS encoding LysM peptidoglycan-binding domain-containing protein, with protein sequence MVKIKRAVIWILVASMVSVTPGVSYSKITQKYKDSDLIIIKKGDTLWDLAGYYYRQPYLWPKFKQYNIFTDPHWIYPGEKLAIGREKASQLCAVLQAKINEMEKEKEKNQQKISELELEIKRLKDEGLVVLLQQKESELVKIQQQVSSKDEENEMLKSAILELQMKLVESQATINMQAQQIDQLIKVKNVALNAGYFLGFAVISTLLAGEVVK encoded by the coding sequence ATGGTAAAAATTAAGCGCGCAGTAATCTGGATTTTAGTCGCAAGTATGGTCAGTGTCACACCTGGAGTCTCCTACTCCAAAATCACACAAAAGTATAAGGATAGCGATTTAATCATTATTAAAAAAGGGGATACGCTCTGGGACTTAGCCGGATATTATTATCGCCAGCCTTACCTCTGGCCAAAGTTCAAACAATACAACATATTCACTGACCCACATTGGATTTACCCGGGAGAAAAATTAGCCATCGGCAGGGAGAAGGCTTCTCAACTATGTGCTGTGCTTCAAGCGAAAATAAATGAGATGGAAAAGGAAAAGGAAAAAAATCAACAAAAAATTAGCGAATTAGAACTTGAGATTAAAAGACTAAAAGATGAAGGATTAGTCGTCCTGCTCCAGCAAAAAGAGAGTGAGTTAGTTAAAATTCAACAGCAAGTTTCATCTAAAGATGAAGAAAATGAGATGCTCAAAAGTGCTATCCTTGAGCTTCAAATGAAATTGGTTGAATCTCAGGCAACTATCAATATGCAAGCACAACAAATTGACCAGCTAATTAAGGTTAAAAATGTCGCGTTAAACGCCGGCTATTTCTTAGGATTTGCTGTTATCTCGACTTTATTGGCGGGAGAAGTAGTTAAGTAA
- a CDS encoding vWA domain-containing protein — translation MKNIIILVDRSESVGEKRLNEVKSLLKIFIPCLILNGFQITLFRNSDHTQPPIGPTDKENDLFNFLDSTQVEKVSILFPTLIDTIKSAEMCQDCKTIIFMSDGEVGIKEPTDQWLNQIRTTNIKIYTFGIGEINNIFHDVLQEIANKSKGHYYRGFPLDMALHKFSKEILHIDCQLSFRLHLQQLRAWIKVKYDLKKDKVRGDEKRTHRTQLDFASIPSDAKGIILYENFRLIISRKIPGQIGLIKELDREFGRQLFRRKNLQLYVFKTIWPKVTFTQFVYFLPKNEKNCEILGVFSDRELCKQEIDILEDMIQDT, via the coding sequence ATGAAGAATATAATAATACTGGTGGATAGAAGTGAAAGTGTTGGTGAAAAAAGATTAAATGAAGTCAAGTCATTATTAAAAATTTTTATTCCGTGTCTTATTTTAAATGGATTTCAAATTACTCTTTTTAGAAATTCAGATCACACTCAACCCCCCATTGGTCCTACCGATAAGGAGAATGATTTATTCAATTTTTTAGATAGTACTCAAGTAGAAAAAGTATCAATACTTTTCCCTACTTTAATAGATACAATTAAGTCAGCAGAAATGTGTCAAGATTGTAAAACTATAATTTTTATGAGCGACGGGGAAGTAGGAATTAAAGAACCAACAGATCAATGGCTTAATCAAATTAGAACAACAAATATTAAAATTTACACTTTCGGAATAGGAGAAATAAATAATATTTTTCATGATGTACTTCAAGAAATTGCAAACAAAAGTAAGGGACATTATTATCGTGGATTCCCTCTCGACATGGCTCTTCATAAATTCTCGAAAGAAATATTACACATAGATTGTCAGCTTTCATTTAGGTTGCACCTTCAACAGTTAAGAGCCTGGATAAAAGTCAAATATGATCTAAAAAAAGATAAAGTTCGGGGTGATGAAAAAAGAACTCACCGAACACAACTAGATTTTGCATCTATACCTTCTGACGCAAAAGGAATTATTTTATATGAAAATTTTCGACTTATTATAAGCAGAAAAATTCCTGGTCAGATTGGACTTATAAAAGAATTAGATAGAGAATTTGGTAGACAATTATTCAGGAGGAAAAACTTACAACTATATGTCTTTAAAACTATTTGGCCAAAGGTAACTTTTACCCAATTCGTCTATTTTTTACCTAAGAATGAGAAAAACTGTGAAATTTTGGGTGTTTTTAGTGATAGAGAATTGTGCAAGCAAGAAATCGATATCTTAGAAGATATGATCCAGGATACATAA